In one Streptomyces venezuelae genomic region, the following are encoded:
- a CDS encoding GntR family transcriptional regulator, whose product MVEYRIDRRSGVATYLQIVQQTRQALRLGLLEPGDKLPTAREVVEATAINPNTVLKAYRELEREGLVEARRGLGTFVRRTLGGAPADSPLRGELAEWAARARQAGLERDDVAALFTAVLEEQFTAHTDVQEREPETQGDPA is encoded by the coding sequence GTGGTCGAGTACCGCATCGACCGGCGCAGCGGCGTCGCCACCTACCTCCAGATCGTCCAGCAGACCCGGCAGGCCCTCCGCCTCGGCCTGCTGGAGCCCGGCGACAAGCTTCCGACGGCCCGCGAGGTCGTCGAGGCCACGGCCATCAACCCGAACACCGTGCTGAAGGCCTACCGCGAGCTGGAGCGCGAAGGCCTGGTCGAGGCCCGGCGCGGCCTCGGCACGTTCGTCCGCAGGACGCTCGGCGGCGCACCGGCCGACTCACCGCTCCGGGGGGAGCTCGCCGAGTGGGCCGCGCGGGCCCGGCAGGCGGGGCTGGAGAGGGACGACGTGGCGGCGCTGTTCACGGCCGTACTGGAAGAGCAGTTCACCGCGCACACCGACGTACAGGAACGCGAGCCGGAGACCCAGGGGGACCCCGCATGA